One genomic segment of Nothobranchius furzeri strain GRZ-AD chromosome 10, NfurGRZ-RIMD1, whole genome shotgun sequence includes these proteins:
- the tesca gene encoding tescalcin a isoform X1, with translation MGASQTRTELKYHDLMEKTGFSLEQIKNLHQRFNQLSDNEEMIRKENLENIPALAENPIKNQIIEAFFDKRNQHGNEVGSFQEIGFEQFVMVMSHFRPPNLKTTKEEKQEMRKEKLRFLFNMHDTDGDGIITLQEYRKVVEELLSNSGAMDQDAAHEIADAAMLEVASTNVPQMSPEDHYEGITFQHFEQILKDLEMETRMFIRFLDVDTTTMHCGKATS, from the exons ATGGGAGCCTCTCAGACTCGAACCGAGCTCAAATACCACGATTTGATGGAAAAAACCGGAT TTTCATTAGAGCAGATTAAAAACCTTCATCAAAGGTTTAAtcagctgagcgacaacgaggagaTGATCAG gaaagAAAACCTGGAAAACATACCTGCTCTGGCAGAAAACCCAATCAAAAACCAAATCATCGAAGCTTTCTTTGATAAAAG GAACCAGCATGGGAATGAAGTGGGATCCTTCCAGGAAATTGGTTTTGAGCAGTTCGTTATGGTCATGTCTCACTTCCGTCCTCCAAATTTGAAAACAACAAAGGAGGAAAAGCAGGAGATGAGGAAAGAGAAACTCCGCT TTTTGTTCAACATGCACGACACAGACGGTGACGGCATCATTACTCTGCAGGAGTACAGGAAG GTGGTCGAGGAACTTCTGTCTAACAGCGGCGCCATGGATCAGGATGCTGCCCACGAAATAGCAGATGCTGCCATGTTGGAGGTGGCGAGCACAAACGTGCCCCAAATG AGCCCCGAAGATCACTACGAAGGAATCACCTTTCAGCATTTTGAGCAG ATCTTAAAGGACCTTGAAATGGAGACGAGGATGTTCATTCGCTTTCTGGATGTGGACACAACAACGATGCATTGTGGGAAAGCCACCAGCTGA
- the tesca gene encoding tescalcin a isoform X2, translating to MIRKENLENIPALAENPIKNQIIEAFFDKRNQHGNEVGSFQEIGFEQFVMVMSHFRPPNLKTTKEEKQEMRKEKLRFLFNMHDTDGDGIITLQEYRKVVEELLSNSGAMDQDAAHEIADAAMLEVASTNVPQMSPEDHYEGITFQHFEQILKDLEMETRMFIRFLDVDTTTMHCGKATS from the exons aTGATCAG gaaagAAAACCTGGAAAACATACCTGCTCTGGCAGAAAACCCAATCAAAAACCAAATCATCGAAGCTTTCTTTGATAAAAG GAACCAGCATGGGAATGAAGTGGGATCCTTCCAGGAAATTGGTTTTGAGCAGTTCGTTATGGTCATGTCTCACTTCCGTCCTCCAAATTTGAAAACAACAAAGGAGGAAAAGCAGGAGATGAGGAAAGAGAAACTCCGCT TTTTGTTCAACATGCACGACACAGACGGTGACGGCATCATTACTCTGCAGGAGTACAGGAAG GTGGTCGAGGAACTTCTGTCTAACAGCGGCGCCATGGATCAGGATGCTGCCCACGAAATAGCAGATGCTGCCATGTTGGAGGTGGCGAGCACAAACGTGCCCCAAATG AGCCCCGAAGATCACTACGAAGGAATCACCTTTCAGCATTTTGAGCAG ATCTTAAAGGACCTTGAAATGGAGACGAGGATGTTCATTCGCTTTCTGGATGTGGACACAACAACGATGCATTGTGGGAAAGCCACCAGCTGA
- the LOC139072184 gene encoding E3 ubiquitin-protein ligase TRIM35-like, translating into MAEKLLESFLSCFVCSETFRDPVSLSCNHSFCSSCLQKFWKQANNRNCPVCKRRSSKDASLVNFGLKQLADSFAGRQKSGSSETETGEKTLQVVCSKHQEEPKLFCEDEQRAVCPVCDFSLHQSHKVVPVEQAVRELKEQLESDLKSLRDKRNKYKQVEETYDDVIQHSKKQLVSTERQIRAEFNKLHQFLKEEEESRLAALREEEEQKEKTISREMKRIQQQISSLSDSISAVEDELQKDNVAFLSSYKDTQTRTRTQSSVSDPQLGSGALIDVAKHLGNLSFRVWEKMKDKVHFSPVILDPNTANGWLYLSDDLTRVRGEDGKQQLPDNPERNTYLPNVFGSEGFSSGRHSWEVEVGDHPFWSVGLVKETVDRKGELKTSPEYGIWCLLHARGKYVNGSGQIISVKKNLQRIRVQLDYDRGDVSFYDSEDTSHLCTHRDTFTEKLFPFFRVFPAGAAKTSELKICKREMMVKSD; encoded by the coding sequence atggctGAAAAACTCCTGGAAAGTTTCCTGAGCTGCTTCGTTTGTTCAGAGACTTTCAGAGATCCTGTGTCTCTGAGCTGCAACCACAGCTTCTGTTCAAGCTGCCTGCAGAAGTTCTGGAAACAAGCTAACAACAGAAACTGTCCTGTTTGTAAAAGAAGATCATCAAAGGACGCCTCATTAGTGAATTTTGGACTGAAGCAACTTGCTGACTCTTTTGCTGGGAGGCAGAAATCTGGATCATCTGAGACAGAAACAGGAGAGAAGACATTGCAGGTGGTGTGCAGCAAACATCAGGAAGAGCCTAAACTGTTCTGTGAAGACGAGCAGAGAGCTGTGTGTCCTGTCTGTGACTTTTCTCTCCACCAGAGTCACAAAGTGGTTCCTGTAGAACAAGCAGTCCGTGAGCTGAAGGAGCAGCTGGAATCGGACTTAAAGTCTCTGCGGGACAAGAGGAACAAATACAAACAAGTGGAGGAAACATACGATGATGTGATTCAACACTCCAAGAAGCAGCTGGTGTCCACAGAGAGACAGATCAGAGCAGAATTCAACAAGCTCCACCAGTTCCTGAAAGAGGAAGAGGAGTCCAGACTGGCAGCTCTgagggaggaagaggagcagaagGAGAAGACTATCAGCAGAGAGATGAAGAGGATTCAGCAGCAGATCTCCTCTCTGTCAGACAGCATCTCTGCTGTTGAAGACGAGCTGCAGAAAGACAACGTGGCGTTCCTCAGCAGCTATAAAGACActcagaccagaaccagaacccagagCTCAGTGTCAGATCCACAGCTGGGCTCAGGAGCTCTGATAGATGTGGCCAAACACCTGGGCAACCTGTCCTTCAGAGTCTGGGAGAAGATGAAGGACAAGGTCCACTTCAGTCCTGTCATCCTGGACCCAAACACTGCAAATGGCTGGTTGTACCTGTCTGATGATCTGACCCGTGTGAGAGGTGAAGACGGAAAGCAGCAGCTTCCTGATAATCCAGAGAGAAACACCTACCTTCCTAATGTTTTTGGTTCTGAGGGCTTCAGCTCAGGGAGACACAGCTGGGAGGTGGAGGTGGGAGATCATCCTTTCTGGAGTGTTGGTTTGGTTAAAGAGACAGTGGACAGGAAGGGAGAGCTAAAAACTTCACCAGAATATGGGATCTGGTGTTTACTGCATGCTCGTGGAAAATACGTTAATGGTTCTGGTCAGATCATCTCAGTGAAGAAGAATCTCCAGAGGATCAGAGTCCAGCTGGACTACGACAGAGGGGACGTGTCCTTCTACGACTCTGAAGACACGTCTCACCTCTGCACTCACAGAGACACTTTCACTGAGAAACTTTTCCCTTTTTTCCGTGTTTTTCCAGCTGGAGCTGCTAAAACCTCTGAGCTCAAAATCTGTAAAAGGGAGATGATGGTGAAGTCCGACTGA